One Budorcas taxicolor isolate Tak-1 chromosome 6, Takin1.1, whole genome shotgun sequence DNA segment encodes these proteins:
- the MAD2L1 gene encoding mitotic spindle assembly checkpoint protein MAD2A isoform X2: protein MALQLSREQGITLRGSAEIVAEFFSFGINSILYQRGIYPSETFTRVQKYGLTLLVTTDPELIKYLNNVVDQLKEWLYKCSVQKLVVVISNIESGEVLERWQFDIECDKTAKDDSAPREKSQKAIQDEIRSVIRQITATVTFLPLLEVSCSFDLLIYTDKDLVVPEKWEESGPQFITNSEEVRLRSFTTTIHKVNSMVAYKIPVND, encoded by the exons ATGGCGCTGCAACTCTCCCGGGAGCAAGGCATCACCTTGCGCGGGAGCGCCGAGATCGTGGCCGAGTTCTTCT CATTTGGTATCAACAGTATTTTATATCAACGTGGCATATATCCATCGGAAACCTTTACTCGAGTGCAGAAATATGGACTCACCTTGCTTGTAACTACTGATCCTGAGCTCATAAAATACCTAAATAATGTGGTGGATCAACTAAAAG AATGGTTATACAAGTGTTCAGTTCAGAAACTGGTGGTCGTCATCTCGAATATTGAAAGTGGAGAGGTCCTTGAAAGATGGCAGTTTGATATTGAGTGTGACAAGACTGCAAAAGATGACAG TGCACCCAGAGAAAAGTCTCAGAAAGCTATCCAAGATGAAATCCGTTCAGTGATCAGACAGATCACAGCTACAGTAACATTTCTGCCACTGTTGGAAGTTTCCT GTTCATTTGATCTCCTCATTTATACAGACAAAGATCTGGTTGTACCTGAAAAATGGGAAGAGTCGGGACCACAGTTCATTACCAATTCTGAGGAAGTTCGTCTTCGTTCATTTACTACTACAATTCACAAAGTAAATAGCATGGTAGCCTACAAAATTCCTGTcaatgactga
- the MAD2L1 gene encoding mitotic spindle assembly checkpoint protein MAD2A isoform X1 yields the protein MAEGPRLDRDGLDFGKRRSELGQVYLLTEPGRTAFGINSILYQRGIYPSETFTRVQKYGLTLLVTTDPELIKYLNNVVDQLKEWLYKCSVQKLVVVISNIESGEVLERWQFDIECDKTAKDDSAPREKSQKAIQDEIRSVIRQITATVTFLPLLEVSCSFDLLIYTDKDLVVPEKWEESGPQFITNSEEVRLRSFTTTIHKVNSMVAYKIPVND from the exons atGGCGGAGGGGCCGCGGCTGGACCGTGACGGGCTAGACTTCGGGAAGCGCCGTTCTGAGCTCGGCCAGGTGTATTTGCTGACAGAACCTGGCAGGACCG CATTTGGTATCAACAGTATTTTATATCAACGTGGCATATATCCATCGGAAACCTTTACTCGAGTGCAGAAATATGGACTCACCTTGCTTGTAACTACTGATCCTGAGCTCATAAAATACCTAAATAATGTGGTGGATCAACTAAAAG AATGGTTATACAAGTGTTCAGTTCAGAAACTGGTGGTCGTCATCTCGAATATTGAAAGTGGAGAGGTCCTTGAAAGATGGCAGTTTGATATTGAGTGTGACAAGACTGCAAAAGATGACAG TGCACCCAGAGAAAAGTCTCAGAAAGCTATCCAAGATGAAATCCGTTCAGTGATCAGACAGATCACAGCTACAGTAACATTTCTGCCACTGTTGGAAGTTTCCT GTTCATTTGATCTCCTCATTTATACAGACAAAGATCTGGTTGTACCTGAAAAATGGGAAGAGTCGGGACCACAGTTCATTACCAATTCTGAGGAAGTTCGTCTTCGTTCATTTACTACTACAATTCACAAAGTAAATAGCATGGTAGCCTACAAAATTCCTGTcaatgactga